The segment CTTGCCCGAGATGTGGGCGAGCACGGTGTGCCCGTTCTCGAGCTGCACGCGGAACATGGTGTTGGGCAGCGCCTCCAGCACGACGCCCTCCATCTCCAGGGTATCTTCC is part of the Pantanalinema sp. genome and harbors:
- the infA gene encoding translation initiation factor IF-1; this translates as EDTLEMEGVVLEALPNTMFRVQLENGHTVLAHISGKMRKHFIKILMGDKVKVELSPYDLSRGRITYRHRK